The DNA sequence TAATTGATGCGATGGTCAAAAAGAGCAGCCAGGAATATGTTCTATTCTTGAAAAACGAGGTCAGATATCCGCAACCAGAAAAAAACATCCGTATCGCCCGCAGCCCCCAACTCACTGAAGATTACGGTGATGCTTCCAGCCCGATTACCCCCGAGGGGGTTTGGGTAGAGGGGCCCACTGCGCTACAAATCAAAGATAGCTGGATCGTTTACTACGATCAATATATCGATCACAGGATGGGTGCTGTGCGCTCTCAAGATTTGGTCAACTGGGAGGATATTTCTGATCAAATACATTTCCCGGACGGGACGCGGCACGGCACCGTCTTTACGGTAAGCAAAAAGGAGTTTGAAAAACTAACCAGCGTACGACCATGAAGCGAAGAGATTTTGTCCACTACAGTGCTTTGGCCATTGGCAGCCTTACTTTTGCTGGTTGTAGAACCTGGAAATCGACCGCTAACAGTTATGTAAAACATCCTTTTCGTGATCGTCTGAAGCCCGTGGGTAGGATGCTGGAAACGGAAGGATACTATGTTTGGGGAGGCAGTCCTATTTATGGTGAGGACGGGCGCGTACACCTCTTCTACTCCCGTTGGCCGGAAGAGTACGGCATGGGAGGCTGGATTCACCAATCGGAAATTGCGCACGCGGTGGCCGACCATCCGGAGGCGCCATTTCGCCACCAGGCAACCATCCTGTCACCGAGGGGAGAAGGTTACTGGGATGGGTCCACCTGCCACAATCCGCATATCAAAAAAGTGGACGGCCGCTACGCTTTGTTCTACATGGGCAACTCCAATCGCAAAACCGACACCAAACGGATCGGCTTAGCCCTTTCCGATTCATTGGAAGGTCCCTGGGTACGTCCCGAAGAGCCCCTTTTGGGTGCTGGTGCGCCAGGCGCCTGGGATGACCATTGTACCACAAACCCTTCCTTCGTCCGCCACCCTAACGGGCAGTATTGGTTGTATTATAAATCCTGGAATACTTTTGAATACGAAAATTACACCGACCCCAAGATCAGGGGTAATCGAAAATACGGCCTGGCCATTGCCGACCGATTAGAGGGGCCTTACGTAAAATACGAAGGAAACCCAGTGCTGAACTATTCAGACCGAGGCAACAATACCCAAGCTGAAGACGGTTTTGTTTGGCAGGAAGATGGGCTTTTTCACATGCTCCTGCGGGACATGGGATTCTTTAATCATCAATATGGCTTGCACTTGACTTCTCCTGATGGGCTTCACTGGTCGGCGCCGGAGATTGCTTATTACGATACAGACCACTATTTCGTCCAGCCTCCAAAGCCCAAGCATCTTTCTAAATATGGTCGCTTTGAACGTCCACAAATTCTGTTCAAAGACGAGCGTCCAGACTATCTTTTTTTGGCCAGTCAGGGTGGTCAATTTATGACTTCCAGCGGTTTTGTTTTTCAGTTAGATGAATGCTACTTTTAAAATGCTCTGAAATCAAACCACAGCTTCATACTTATTCCCTCATCTCCACTTTTGATGCGGATACTCGTAGGCTGACTTTTAGGTCCGTGATGAGGAATGTCTTTGAAAGACCGCATCGCTGGAATTTCGTACATAAAGGAAAGGTTACCTGAAGGAAAATCAGGCTGCGGATGGCTCCCCGGAAGCGCGTACTTAGGTTCATCGGGAGTAAACAGCCGGAGAAATAGCTGCTCAGATTCACTGAAAACGCGCAAGCTATTGCCACCAGCTTGCAAATGCCCCCCCAGAAAGTTGGCATAATAGCCCTTGAACTCCGGATAGATGAGGTTTTCGTAGCTTTCTCCAGTGATGGTCGTGTTGTATGTCTTATCCCACAAACCATAGTTTGTGCCCCTGATCCGGTTCTTCCAGACGTGAAATGGGCCGCGGCCAAAGAGGCGAATGCCTTCAACTCCTTCCTCTGGAAAATCGAAGGTGATGCCAAAACTATTGATCTGATCTTCAAAAAACGCACCGTCGAAACCATTGCTGCGACCGGCGTTTTCCAGGGCGAGCATCTCCATTTTCAGGCGTCCATCCGAGTGCATGGTCCACGTTATCGAATGAATGCCACCGGTGTATTCTACTACACAACCGGCCAGATCATCCTTTTGGAAAGTCGTCACTGCCTTTATTGCCGCCTCCATCCCGATGGGTTGAGGCCCGTTGGTAAGTGGTATTTGCTGTTCCCCATTGTTCACACTCCGAATCACGCCACTATCCTGATCAATAATCACTTCTACTTCTCCCCCCTTTAGGATAATAGAATGCTCCCTCTTCTGAACCGTGGCTCCTACTATTGTTGGTTCTTTGCGAACAAATTTCTCGGCAAAACTTGCGGCTTTATGCAGCGGCCAGGTCCAGGTGTTGAGCAAGCGACCATGCTGATCGGTGGCTTGAATTTCTATCCAATCCCCCGAAAAGAACGCCTCTGACAGCGGGACGTTGATCCGGCGCGTTTCTCCCGGCAGGATAGAAGGTAGATCAATATCTCCAGCCACCACGGTGTCTGTTTTGGCCACTTCGTAAAAAGCGGCATCGCTGGCTCGCAACACGCGGTAATTCATTTTACAGGTATTCAAATCAGTGAACAAGTAAGCGTTACTGATCAGGAAATTGCCGTTAAAAGATGGAGTAATCATGGTGGGAGCAAACTGAATGGGCGACCAAATATCTCGTACCGTATAAAAACTCCCCTCCTTTTCACGATGTGGCCCTAGAATACCATCGGGAGCGAGAGAACCTACCCCGTCGTACTTGCGCTCGCCCGTCCAATCGCTACGCAGCACGGCTTCGTCACAAAAGGCCCACATAAAAGCCCCCGCAAAAAGTGGACTTTCCAGGTACTGCTTCCAGAAATCTTCCAGGCCCGCGCCATGGCCATTGTCATAGGTACCGTGCATGAATTCGGTAGGAAAGAACACGTGTTCCCCGGCCCCAAAACGGTGAACACCGGTTTGATAGGTAGGATAATGATGGGTATCCCAACCATTATAATCCGACCAAGGGTGAATGACAATCCGCTTTTGCGGATCCAGTTCTTCAAAAAGATAATCCAGATCGGTGTTCCATCCACCTTCATTGCCATGGTCCCAAATGATGACAGAAGGGTGATTGACATCCCGCTGCACCATCTCACGGATCAGCTTTTCGCCAAGCTCTGTATCGTAACCATTTTGCCAACCTGCCAGCTCGTCCAATACCATAATACCAAGGGAATCACAAGCATCCAGAAAATGATCATCGGGAGGATAGTGATTGCGCACGGCGTTCATGTTCATGTCTTTCAGTAATTGTACATCCATGAGGCTGATTCGCTTGCTCGTACTCCGACCAGATTCCGGCCAAAAGGTGTGGCGATTGATGCCTTTCATGATGATTTTCACGCCGTTGAGATAGATGCCATCGTCTTTACGAAAATCGAGGGTGCGAAAGCCGATGCGTTTAGTATACCGATGTAGCACCTTTCCGTCTTCTACTACATCAAGTTGCAAATCGTAGAGGTGAGGGGTCTCCGGTGTCCAGGGCTTTACCCCCACCCAGCTTACTTGTATGTTGGGCGTTGATAAGTCATTCCCCAGTTTAATGATTTTTGCAGGAAATGCTTCTTTTGAACTGACGTGTTGAATAGTAGCTATAATATGTGCCGTTGCAGGTACATTTTCCAACACTAAATCAGCTGTCAGTTGCCCATCCATCCGAGCATCGATAGCGGCGTAAGCAATACGCGACATCGGAGCGATTTCCAGCCACACGGGTCGGTAAATACCGCCAAACAGCCACCAGTCCGCCTTGCGTTCAGCTGCATTTACAGAAGCGTTTTCCGAATGTTTAGAGACGTGAACTTCCAAAAGGTTTTCTTTCCCTGGGTAAATCAGTTCCGTTACGTCATACTTGAATTCGTAAAAACCTCCCTGGTGAATGGGCCCAGCAGACTTGCCATTGATCTTTACTTCAGTATCGGTCATCGCTCCACCAAAGACCAGCGTGATATTTTTACCACGCTGGTTTTTGGGAACGGTGAAACGATAGCGATAAAACCCTTCTTCCTGGCTCGGTGCTTCCAGCTCAAGTTCCTTGTACCACCGTCCGTAAGTGTATTCACCAAAACCTGCCAACTCCCATTGTGAGGGTACAGGAATGGTCGTCCACACCTTACTATTCCTTCCTTCAGAACACTTGAATTCCCAGTTAACTGGATGTTCAAAATCTGGACCAGAAAGATATTGTTTGAGAGTCGCTTGTGTAAAAGAAGTACTGGCAATAAATAACAATACCAGTAAGAGATACCACTTAAGCGTAAAATGTAGCATATAGAGACGTTGGATTATTCGTTTTCTTTGCGAAAAAAGCCTCTTTAACAAGACTTAAAAAACAGCTTTTTCTTGCAAAGGATATTACCCTAAAAATAAGGAATAAAATCTACTTTAACCCGAGACAGGATATGTCGGCAAGTCTTCTAAAAACTGATAGGTTTCATTTTCAAAATCAATGGAACAACAGTAAGCCTCCGGGCCGTTGCACACGAGTAAAAAAGGTACCTGAAGTGGCATATTATAGGTGGCGATCTGGCGAAACACAGACTGGCGCAAGACAACGTTTGGTGCTTTGCACTCTACCAATAGCCAGGGGGCCATGTCCTGGTCGAAGATGAGAATATCACAGCGTTTTTGCAAGCCATTAACGCTTAGGCCTCGTTCAATAGCAATCCTGTTTTTATTAACGCCCAAAACGTCCAATAGATAATGGATTAAAAGCTGGCGTACCATTTCTTCGGGTTGTAAAACCAGCCACTTATTGCGGATGGGGTCACGGAGCCAACGTTTTCCTTCCTCCTGCTTTACCTCCAGAAGGTCTTGATAATGGGTGAGATTTAATCGAAGTTGCACCTAGATCATGACATTTTTCAAATAAAAAAGCGTTAAGTGACGGAACCAAAATAACTGATTCCATTTTTGATTCGCTAAAATTTTCTAAGCAAGTGACTAAAAGGAACTTGCGTGAAAATATTCGCGAATCGTTAAAAAAAATGGAATCAGTTATTTCCGTCAAATTACTAAATCTGTTAATCGAATACAATATTGCCTGTGATTTCAGCAAAATCTGACAATTATCGACCAGATGACAGCGTTTAAGTTACACCTTTTCCAATAAGTTGTTGTTTAGCAGGTGAAATTGCTTTACCTTTCGCTGCAAGAAAATACATTTTTTCCATGATGCGCAAAAAAATCCCATTACTACTCGGCCTTTTCATGGTCTTGAGTATCTCGCTGACTGCCGCTCAGATCTTTATCCTTTTTGATCCAGCTTGTATGGATCGGCTGGAATATGATATGACCCGACCAGATGGCAAAGGTGACTACCTCGTTTATCACGTTAACATCCGTTCTGGTGAAAAACTCATTTTAGAGGTAGGTGAGGAAAGCTCCCGTGAGCAAAATTATCTTCCCGAACCCTATTTGTACTGCAACAGCGGCGGCTTTGACCAAAGCCTCATGCGGAGAATCAATGCTAACATTGATGAGGTATACCTGGTTTATCCCCGAAACGATAAAAACTACACAATTTCCAGGGTCGCGACGGCCGCCTACTATGCTAAAAATGGCAATGTACTGAGCTATGATTCGCCTAAGTACAGTTTCCGTTTCGATACTTCTTTTGGCACCATTGGTGAGAACATCGCGGTAAACAACCCCGGCGCCAAGGTGTACTTTGAAGGACGGTTAGAAAATGATTGTACCGGTTCTTATTTGTTCCGCCAGCTTTCTCCTCAATCTGCTTATCCGCTTACCGACTTGGTGGTTACTCCAGAGATTGGTATTATTGAAGAACGCAGTGGTGCCAACGCCTCAGCCGCACTCAACAATACTATTCGCCTGAATAAAGTGAATGGACGATCGGCCGATCGCTACATCCAGGAAGTATGCGGTACAGAACCTGGCTCGCAAAAAGCGGTGATTGGTACCCAACAAGGTGTTCCAACACCTACCAACTACAATGCTGGTAACAGCAGAATCAATCCTCCTGGCAATTTACCTTCTGGGGCAATTCTACCTTCTGGTAATGTCGTAAACAATCCTGGTAATACTGTACCTACGACGAGCACTGGCATTATGACGGAGAGTACTCCAACGCCAAGTGCTGCGACTACACACACCGTAGCTTCGGGGGAAACACTTTACGGTATTTCCCGGAAATACAGTGTTGATGTCGCTGATATTAAAGCCTGGAACAACCTTAGCTCTAATACCATTCGCAGAGGTCAGGTTTTACAAGTTGCTCCAGCTACCGATAACACCGCACCTGATTTGGTAAGTCGGGGATTGGCTAATCGTACTAGTCAGGCAACGACCTTATCTGGTGGTCCTGTTCCTTACGCTCAAACTGGTACCCAGCGTATTATGACCGACAACCAGAATTTACACATTGTGAAACCAGGAGAGACCGTGGCCTCTATAGCTTTGGAATATGGTTACACGAGTAAGAAGTTCCGGGAAATCAACGAATTAGGCGCCAACGACATCGTGAAGGTTGGTCAGCGTTTGAAGACTACCGACTGCGATTGTGCCACTTCTTCTGCCGCTGTCGTTCCCAATCAGGTACCTACGACAGCTACGCCCAACAGCTACAATTCGACAGGTGGCCGTTTGGCACCCAACGACTTGGTGGCGCGTACCCCGGCAGCAGCGAGTACCAATGCCAATGTCATCAATCCAAGTGCTTCTCAGGTAGTAGTGAGAAATAGTGGAGGATTGACGACCTACACTCCTCCTACGGTCCCTGTTACCACTAATCGTAGCCCAGTGAGTGATTACAATGCTATTCCTAACTCCTACGAAACCACCACCGCCAGACGTACAATGTCTAGCATGGAAGGAAGTGGAAGTACGCCTAGGGCTATTGGCAATGCTACTGATTTTGGCAGCCCGGTAGCACCAGCGAGTACCGCTAGTACAAGTCGCCCACAAGCCTATGGCAGCCCTTACCCGTCACCCAATACCCCCATTAGCTATGATGCGGTGAGGACTTCTCCACCAGATAATTACTACCAACCAGCTAGCACACAGCGACGGATACACGTAGTTGCTGCTGGTGAGAGTCTCTATGGAATTGCACGTCGCTACGGTACGACACCTGAGCAACTTCGCAAACTCAACAACCTCGGCCCTAGCGATCCAATTATTGAGTACCAAAATTTATACATTGAGTAGTTCTAGAAAGCTATTCTAAGGCAAAAGAAAGGGATTTCCAGTAGCACCTGGAAGTCCCTTTCTTTTTTACCTTTGCAATTCAAAATAAGCTGATAAACGACTATGATACTTCTCTTCATCTATGCTGGTTTAGCAATCGCCTTCTCTTTTTTTTGTTCTATCTGGGAAGCCGTACTATTGAGCATGCCCGACTCTTATGCAGAAGCACAAGCCGCCACCGGATCGGCAAATGGTAAACTTCTGAAGCAAGTCAAGAAGGAAAAGGACCAACATATCTCTGCTATTCTCTCGCTGAATACCGTTGCCCATACCGTTGGTGCCATCTTGGTAGGAAAGCAAGCGGAAGCTTATTATGGAACGGGAGGTTTCAGTTTTTTCGGTTTGCTCGATATCCCTTTCACTGGCCTTATTGCTGCGCTAATGACCCTGGGGGTACTTATCCTGTCAGAGATCATCCCCAAAACATTGGGTTCCAATAACTGGAAAACCTTCTCTGTTTTTACAGCTAAAAGCCTAAAAATTGTCACGTTTTTAATGACTCCTCTGGTTTGGATGAGTGATTTCATTACCAAAAAGATGAGAGGTAAAGGGCACGGTACAGAGATCAGCAGAGAGGAACTTGCTGCGATGGCACAAATGGGAACCCGGACGGGCGTTTTTCACGCTGGAGAATCTACTATTATTGACAATTTGATGCGATTTCACTTGATTGAAACGCGCTCCATCCTCACGCCCCGGACGGTGGTGAAAGCTGCTAACCAGGAAAAAACCATTCTGGAATTTTATAACGCTAACCCAGAATTGGCTTTCAGCCGTATTCCTATTTTTGAAGGCTCTAAAGATCACATCACCGGCTATGTCTTAAAAGATGTGTTGTTGGACAAACTTGTTAAGCAAGAAGGCGACTTGAAACTAAAGGATATTGCACGCCCCATCACGGTCGTAAAGGAAGACCAAACCATTCAGGATGTATTTAACCACCTCTTGAGCACCAAAGAACAAATAGCCCTGGTGGTGGGTCAGTTTGGGGGTATGTCGGGAATTGTCACTTTCGAAGATGTCATCGAAACCCTCCTGGGATTAGAGATCGTTGATGAATTGGACAGTACGGAAGACATGCAGCACCTTGCACGCCAAAATTGGGAAAAGAGAGCCCAAGACCTAGGGATCATCAAACCAGAGGACCCCAAGCAATAAAAAAACTATTCAGGCTGAAAATCGAGGTAAAGAATTCTCTTGTCCACCTTGCCGGGGAGTGGCCCAAAGTGTTGCAGCTTTATTTCCGCCATACGGCGCCCCGCCAAAGCACACTGATAAAGGTTGAACCCATCGAGGTAGGCACATAAGAACCCCGACCAAAAGGCATCGCCCGCGCCAGTAGTATCGACCACCTCTATGGGGCGAGCAAGCACGAAATGCTGTCCTTCTTCATTGCTTACAAAACAGCCTTTCTCTCCCAAGGTTATGCAGACTGTTCTTGCTCCCAAACCGTGTAAAAACTGGGCTGCTTCAGCTGGTTGATCAATGGGATGACCGTAGAGCCTTTCCCAGTCCACATCACTGAACTTCACCATGGCCCCGTAGCTGCAATAAGCAGCAACAATCTCTTGGGCTTCCGCTAAATCCGGCCATATTTTCGATGCGTAGTTGGCATCAATACTCAACTGTCCGCCTGCTTCGGCAACTTTGCTGGCTGCCTCCAGGATAGCACCACGGGCAGGTTCTTTACTCAGTGCAAAGCAGGTGGTATGAAAAACTTTCAACGCCTTTAAAACATCATCTGGGAGTTGCTCCTTCGAAATTTGGCAATCTGCCAGGCGATAAGCTTCGAAATTGGATACCTGCCGAGATTTCGTCACCAATACAAGTGTAGTAGGATAAGGTACCTGATGCACGCCAGTGGTATCTAAAGCGAGATCCTTGACAAATTTGTGCAAATAATCTCCCATGTCATCGTTCCCTACACTGGCCACTAAAGCCGCAGGTTGCCCCAAACGCCCAAGGTTGCTCGCCATATTCGCAGGGCTGCCACCAGCAATACGCTCGAACGTAGTCACATCATCTAGCGTTTCCGCATAGGAAGTACTAATTAAATCAATCAATAACTCGCCTACGGCTAACACAGAAGGATAATTTGTCTCTTTCATATTCAATCCCAAACTCTTAGTAATCAGCAATGCGGTGAAAATAACTACTTTTAGTATTATTGCAAGACAAAATATAGCGAGATCACCGAAGTGCGTAAATAATGGCAAAAAAGAAAAAAAAACAGCTCCCTTTTGATCCTTCCCCTCTTTTGGTGGCGAATACCAAGACGGAAACCAGTCATCGCTATCCGGATGTCTACCAGACCAAGCAAATCAATCAGGTCACTAAGTACCAAAAAATTGATGACAATACCCTGGAAATAACCACTGAGGGAGAAATAAAACTACGCATCGAGCTATGGTCGGATAGCATTTGGAGAGTTCGTTATGCCGTGGAAAAATTCAGCAGCCAACCTTCCTACGCACTGCACCCGGAGCGAAACCCTGCTGCTGTTGACTTTTTGGTAAAAGAGAGTAAAACGCACCTTTTTATCGAATCAGCTGAGGTAGGTTGCCGGATTCTTAAGGAGAATTGCCAGATTTCTTTCTATACCAAAGACGATGGAGGTGTCATCCTGGAGGAGCAGGAGCCTTACCTCCAAAGGTCCACCATCCTCAACGGTACGGATCACCTGCGGGTAAGTTTTAAAGCACCCAAAGAGGAGATCTTTTATGGCCTGGGTGATAAAACCTGGGACCTCAACTTACGGGGCCGCCATTTCGACAATTGGAACAGTGATGCATTTGGTTACCATAAAGAAAAAGACCCTCTCTACCGCACCATACCGTTTTACTACGGCTTACAAAACAACCAGGCCTACGGTATTTTTTTGCACAACACCTGGCGAACACACTTTGATTTTGCCTCGCAGAAAGACAATACGGTTCGCCTGTGGGCGGAAGGAGGTGAAATGGATTACTTCTTCATTTATGGGCCACATCTGAACCAGGTTGCACAATCGTACCATCAGCTTACCGGCACACCGGAGTTGCCCCCACTTTGGGCGCTTGGTTTTCACCAGTGTCGTTGGAGTTATTACCCCGAAGCCAGGGTAAGAAAGCTGGCCGATACCTTCCGTGAACTGCGAATACCCTGCGATGCCATCTACCTCGACATTGACTACATGGATGGCTATCGGTGTTTTACCTGGAACCAGGAATACTTTCCGCAACCGGGAAAAATGA is a window from the Lewinella sp. LCG006 genome containing:
- a CDS encoding glycoside hydrolase family protein, yielding MKRRDFVHYSALAIGSLTFAGCRTWKSTANSYVKHPFRDRLKPVGRMLETEGYYVWGGSPIYGEDGRVHLFYSRWPEEYGMGGWIHQSEIAHAVADHPEAPFRHQATILSPRGEGYWDGSTCHNPHIKKVDGRYALFYMGNSNRKTDTKRIGLALSDSLEGPWVRPEEPLLGAGAPGAWDDHCTTNPSFVRHPNGQYWLYYKSWNTFEYENYTDPKIRGNRKYGLAIADRLEGPYVKYEGNPVLNYSDRGNNTQAEDGFVWQEDGLFHMLLRDMGFFNHQYGLHLTSPDGLHWSAPEIAYYDTDHYFVQPPKPKHLSKYGRFERPQILFKDERPDYLFLASQGGQFMTSSGFVFQLDECYF
- a CDS encoding glycoside hydrolase family 2 TIM barrel-domain containing protein produces the protein MLHFTLKWYLLLVLLFIASTSFTQATLKQYLSGPDFEHPVNWEFKCSEGRNSKVWTTIPVPSQWELAGFGEYTYGRWYKELELEAPSQEEGFYRYRFTVPKNQRGKNITLVFGGAMTDTEVKINGKSAGPIHQGGFYEFKYDVTELIYPGKENLLEVHVSKHSENASVNAAERKADWWLFGGIYRPVWLEIAPMSRIAYAAIDARMDGQLTADLVLENVPATAHIIATIQHVSSKEAFPAKIIKLGNDLSTPNIQVSWVGVKPWTPETPHLYDLQLDVVEDGKVLHRYTKRIGFRTLDFRKDDGIYLNGVKIIMKGINRHTFWPESGRSTSKRISLMDVQLLKDMNMNAVRNHYPPDDHFLDACDSLGIMVLDELAGWQNGYDTELGEKLIREMVQRDVNHPSVIIWDHGNEGGWNTDLDYLFEELDPQKRIVIHPWSDYNGWDTHHYPTYQTGVHRFGAGEHVFFPTEFMHGTYDNGHGAGLEDFWKQYLESPLFAGAFMWAFCDEAVLRSDWTGERKYDGVGSLAPDGILGPHREKEGSFYTVRDIWSPIQFAPTMITPSFNGNFLISNAYLFTDLNTCKMNYRVLRASDAAFYEVAKTDTVVAGDIDLPSILPGETRRINVPLSEAFFSGDWIEIQATDQHGRLLNTWTWPLHKAASFAEKFVRKEPTIVGATVQKREHSIILKGGEVEVIIDQDSGVIRSVNNGEQQIPLTNGPQPIGMEAAIKAVTTFQKDDLAGCVVEYTGGIHSITWTMHSDGRLKMEMLALENAGRSNGFDGAFFEDQINSFGITFDFPEEGVEGIRLFGRGPFHVWKNRIRGTNYGLWDKTYNTTITGESYENLIYPEFKGYYANFLGGHLQAGGNSLRVFSESEQLFLRLFTPDEPKYALPGSHPQPDFPSGNLSFMYEIPAMRSFKDIPHHGPKSQPTSIRIKSGDEGISMKLWFDFRAF
- a CDS encoding type I restriction enzyme HsdR N-terminal domain-containing protein — translated: MQLRLNLTHYQDLLEVKQEEGKRWLRDPIRNKWLVLQPEEMVRQLLIHYLLDVLGVNKNRIAIERGLSVNGLQKRCDILIFDQDMAPWLLVECKAPNVVLRQSVFRQIATYNMPLQVPFLLVCNGPEAYCCSIDFENETYQFLEDLPTYPVSG
- a CDS encoding LysM peptidoglycan-binding domain-containing protein: MMRKKIPLLLGLFMVLSISLTAAQIFILFDPACMDRLEYDMTRPDGKGDYLVYHVNIRSGEKLILEVGEESSREQNYLPEPYLYCNSGGFDQSLMRRINANIDEVYLVYPRNDKNYTISRVATAAYYAKNGNVLSYDSPKYSFRFDTSFGTIGENIAVNNPGAKVYFEGRLENDCTGSYLFRQLSPQSAYPLTDLVVTPEIGIIEERSGANASAALNNTIRLNKVNGRSADRYIQEVCGTEPGSQKAVIGTQQGVPTPTNYNAGNSRINPPGNLPSGAILPSGNVVNNPGNTVPTTSTGIMTESTPTPSAATTHTVASGETLYGISRKYSVDVADIKAWNNLSSNTIRRGQVLQVAPATDNTAPDLVSRGLANRTSQATTLSGGPVPYAQTGTQRIMTDNQNLHIVKPGETVASIALEYGYTSKKFREINELGANDIVKVGQRLKTTDCDCATSSAAVVPNQVPTTATPNSYNSTGGRLAPNDLVARTPAAASTNANVINPSASQVVVRNSGGLTTYTPPTVPVTTNRSPVSDYNAIPNSYETTTARRTMSSMEGSGSTPRAIGNATDFGSPVAPASTASTSRPQAYGSPYPSPNTPISYDAVRTSPPDNYYQPASTQRRIHVVAAGESLYGIARRYGTTPEQLRKLNNLGPSDPIIEYQNLYIE
- a CDS encoding CNNM domain-containing protein codes for the protein MILLFIYAGLAIAFSFFCSIWEAVLLSMPDSYAEAQAATGSANGKLLKQVKKEKDQHISAILSLNTVAHTVGAILVGKQAEAYYGTGGFSFFGLLDIPFTGLIAALMTLGVLILSEIIPKTLGSNNWKTFSVFTAKSLKIVTFLMTPLVWMSDFITKKMRGKGHGTEISREELAAMAQMGTRTGVFHAGESTIIDNLMRFHLIETRSILTPRTVVKAANQEKTILEFYNANPELAFSRIPIFEGSKDHITGYVLKDVLLDKLVKQEGDLKLKDIARPITVVKEDQTIQDVFNHLLSTKEQIALVVGQFGGMSGIVTFEDVIETLLGLEIVDELDSTEDMQHLARQNWEKRAQDLGIIKPEDPKQ
- a CDS encoding carbohydrate kinase family protein codes for the protein MKETNYPSVLAVGELLIDLISTSYAETLDDVTTFERIAGGSPANMASNLGRLGQPAALVASVGNDDMGDYLHKFVKDLALDTTGVHQVPYPTTLVLVTKSRQVSNFEAYRLADCQISKEQLPDDVLKALKVFHTTCFALSKEPARGAILEAASKVAEAGGQLSIDANYASKIWPDLAEAQEIVAAYCSYGAMVKFSDVDWERLYGHPIDQPAEAAQFLHGLGARTVCITLGEKGCFVSNEEGQHFVLARPIEVVDTTGAGDAFWSGFLCAYLDGFNLYQCALAGRRMAEIKLQHFGPLPGKVDKRILYLDFQPE